One Maribacter dokdonensis DSW-8 genomic region harbors:
- a CDS encoding bifunctional alpha,alpha-trehalose-phosphate synthase (UDP-forming)/trehalose-phosphatase — translation MAKTIIISNRLPVQLQISNGDITAVPSVGGLATGMKSVHSGGDSLWIGWSGLTDEEIPEELVPKIDSALAEHGSSKVNLTEKEVDGFYYGFSNRTIWPLFHYFLEYSEFELDSWETYKAVNQKFADAILEKANNEDTIWIHDYQLMLVPQMVRAERPDISIGFFLHIPFPSYEIFRTLPWRREVLQGLLGSDLIGFHTYDYERHFLSSVRRLLGLEVSFNDIYLDDRVIKVDSFPMGIDYKKFSDAAKEHSQRTEDQKSELQKRLDTHKKSAPDAKFFLSIDRLDYTKGIAKRLNAFEYFLKKYPQYKEKVRLIILAVPSRSNVPQYQLLKREVDELVGRINGELSTVSWTPIWYFYRSMPFENLIDLYTSSDIAWLTPIRDGMNLVAKEYIATRTDKTGVLILSEMAGSANEMNESLLINPNNFEQIADSLYEAINMPEEEQVSRNTLLQKRLERYNVEKWANDFMNSLVSQKEKDQTYRSKKLSVDLMNTVMSKYKNAKRRLVFLDYDGTLAGFHNDPQKASPDEELYALLDQISSQPNTDMYLISGRDKETFTKWFLPKKYNMIVEHGVWISQGGEEFRMLETVKKDWMEKILPVLESFVDRTPGSFVEEKNYSLAWHYRNTDPDFGQKRSVELNTVLTSLIANDDLSVLNGNKVMEIKSSNVNKGRASMRVYTEHDYDFVFAIGDDWTDEFMFQELPEDAVTVKVGRQKTQARYFVDNTKNVRAILKRFAEKH, via the coding sequence ATGGCGAAAACTATCATTATCTCAAATAGACTACCTGTACAATTACAAATTAGCAATGGCGACATTACTGCGGTACCAAGTGTAGGTGGACTGGCCACAGGAATGAAATCTGTACACTCCGGCGGTGATAGCCTTTGGATTGGTTGGAGCGGATTAACGGATGAAGAAATTCCCGAAGAATTGGTTCCTAAAATTGATAGCGCCTTAGCGGAGCATGGATCTTCAAAAGTTAATTTAACGGAGAAAGAGGTAGATGGTTTTTACTATGGATTTAGTAATAGAACCATATGGCCTTTATTTCATTACTTCTTAGAATATTCTGAATTTGAGCTGGATAGCTGGGAAACATACAAAGCGGTAAACCAAAAATTTGCCGATGCCATCCTTGAAAAAGCAAACAATGAAGACACTATTTGGATACATGACTATCAATTAATGTTGGTGCCCCAAATGGTAAGAGCAGAAAGACCGGATATTTCTATAGGCTTCTTTCTACATATTCCCTTTCCATCGTATGAGATTTTTAGAACCCTACCTTGGCGACGTGAAGTATTACAAGGGCTGCTGGGGTCTGATCTGATCGGTTTTCATACCTATGACTACGAACGCCACTTTTTAAGCTCTGTTAGAAGGCTACTAGGTTTAGAGGTAAGCTTTAACGATATCTATTTAGATGATAGGGTTATAAAAGTAGACTCTTTCCCTATGGGTATCGATTATAAGAAGTTTAGCGATGCAGCAAAAGAACACTCTCAACGTACCGAGGATCAAAAATCCGAATTGCAGAAACGACTGGATACTCATAAAAAATCTGCTCCCGATGCCAAATTTTTCCTTTCTATAGATCGTTTAGATTATACCAAGGGTATTGCAAAACGTTTAAATGCCTTTGAGTATTTTTTAAAGAAATATCCGCAGTATAAAGAGAAAGTAAGACTTATTATTCTAGCGGTTCCGTCTAGATCTAACGTACCTCAATACCAATTATTAAAACGGGAAGTTGATGAACTTGTAGGACGCATTAACGGGGAGTTGTCCACTGTTAGCTGGACGCCAATATGGTATTTCTATAGATCTATGCCATTTGAAAACCTTATTGACCTTTACACCTCTTCTGATATTGCTTGGCTAACGCCCATAAGAGATGGTATGAATTTGGTAGCTAAAGAATACATTGCCACTAGAACAGATAAGACAGGAGTGCTTATACTAAGTGAAATGGCAGGTTCTGCAAATGAAATGAACGAGTCATTATTAATTAATCCTAATAATTTTGAGCAAATTGCCGACTCTCTTTATGAAGCTATCAATATGCCCGAAGAAGAGCAGGTATCAAGAAATACATTGCTACAAAAAAGACTGGAACGCTATAATGTAGAAAAATGGGCCAACGATTTTATGAACTCCCTGGTGAGCCAGAAAGAAAAAGATCAGACTTACCGATCTAAAAAATTATCGGTTGACCTTATGAATACCGTAATGAGCAAATATAAAAACGCCAAAAGAAGATTGGTTTTTTTAGATTATGATGGTACATTGGCCGGTTTTCACAACGACCCGCAAAAAGCGTCACCAGATGAAGAGCTTTACGCATTATTGGATCAAATTTCATCTCAACCCAATACAGATATGTATTTAATTAGCGGAAGGGATAAAGAGACCTTTACCAAATGGTTTCTTCCTAAGAAATACAATATGATCGTTGAGCATGGTGTTTGGATCTCTCAAGGTGGTGAGGAATTTAGAATGCTAGAAACGGTGAAAAAAGATTGGATGGAGAAAATATTACCAGTTCTTGAATCTTTTGTAGATCGTACGCCAGGTAGTTTCGTGGAAGAGAAAAACTATTCATTGGCTTGGCATTACCGAAATACAGATCCAGATTTTGGTCAGAAGAGATCGGTTGAATTGAATACGGTATTAACCAGTCTTATTGCTAACGATGACCTCAGCGTACTCAATGGTAATAAGGTAATGGAAATCAAGAGCAGCAACGTAAATAAAGGAAGAGCGTCTATGCGTGTGTATACCGAGCATGACTACGATTTTGTTTTTGCTATAGGTGATGATTGGACAGATGAATTTATGTTCCAGGAACTGCCAGAAGATGCTGTTACCGTAAAGGTGGGCAGACAAAAAACCCAAGCAAGATACTTTGTTGACAATACTAAAAATGTACGTGCCATCTTAAAGAGGTTTGCAGAAAAACACTAA
- a CDS encoding nuclear transport factor 2 family protein, which produces MFSKLKCFILLLSAISCIQLHAQQSTEVYLTNLGLEKDSISINGAINISENEGYDNQPSFLDNDRVLYAATRNGQTDIVLFHIKDKTLSWITDTPNGSEYSPLKIPGKNAVSAIRLDEDGLQRLYEYNLDTNEQKLLLEDLKVGYHVWYTEDIIICTVLRENKMDLVIANLKDHTNITVQQNVGRSLHNIPNSDLVSYISKSDNGNMVKSLHPISLKTEDIISLPKITDDISWMNNGQLITAIESTILSFDPKVDTEWKIAHEINNPDVNGISRLAISPDGNYLSFVSKDSQKNIVDKQVETFNARELQAFANCFSKNVVVKNYPKDTLYIGREILKEKYQSFYDRTPNIDVKVSSRIHLGKTVIDQEQIAIGDKQFQQVAIYEVDGLINSMTFIKDKSINEDPEIPVQQQLEGYNAKDINAFLGPYAKNVKVYGANGELRTEGIKNMRNGYDRFFSTTPNLHCEIKNRIVIGNIVIDEEFITVNGESYTAIGIYEIENNKIAKVTFLH; this is translated from the coding sequence ATGTTCTCGAAATTGAAGTGCTTTATCCTTTTGCTAAGTGCTATATCTTGCATACAGCTACATGCACAACAGAGCACAGAAGTATATTTGACCAATTTAGGGTTGGAAAAAGATTCGATCAGTATTAATGGTGCAATAAATATATCTGAAAATGAAGGCTATGACAATCAGCCTTCATTTTTGGATAATGACAGGGTCCTATATGCTGCAACAAGAAATGGACAAACAGATATTGTGCTGTTTCATATAAAAGATAAAACCCTTTCATGGATTACAGATACCCCAAATGGCAGCGAATATTCACCATTAAAAATACCCGGAAAAAATGCTGTATCGGCAATTAGATTAGATGAGGATGGATTGCAAAGACTTTATGAATATAACTTAGATACCAATGAACAAAAACTTCTTCTAGAAGATTTAAAAGTTGGTTATCATGTTTGGTATACTGAAGATATTATAATCTGTACAGTTCTTCGCGAAAATAAAATGGACCTCGTAATAGCTAACTTAAAAGATCATACCAATATAACGGTTCAACAGAATGTTGGCAGATCGCTACATAACATACCAAATAGCGACCTGGTAAGCTACATTTCCAAATCGGATAATGGAAATATGGTAAAATCACTGCATCCAATATCATTAAAAACCGAGGATATAATTTCATTACCTAAAATCACCGATGACATTTCCTGGATGAACAATGGTCAATTAATTACTGCCATTGAATCAACCATTCTTTCCTTTGACCCCAAAGTAGATACAGAATGGAAAATAGCTCATGAAATTAATAACCCAGATGTCAATGGAATCTCTAGATTAGCAATTAGTCCAGATGGAAATTATCTAAGTTTCGTATCTAAAGATTCGCAAAAAAATATTGTGGACAAACAAGTAGAAACGTTTAACGCACGAGAATTACAAGCATTTGCTAACTGTTTTTCAAAAAATGTTGTGGTAAAAAACTACCCAAAAGACACCCTGTACATTGGGCGGGAAATTTTAAAGGAAAAATATCAGAGCTTTTATGACCGTACGCCAAATATTGATGTAAAAGTATCCTCTAGAATTCATTTGGGAAAGACCGTTATTGATCAAGAACAGATAGCCATTGGCGATAAACAATTTCAACAAGTTGCCATTTATGAGGTTGACGGACTTATAAATAGCATGACTTTCATAAAAGATAAGTCCATCAATGAAGATCCAGAAATACCTGTACAACAACAACTTGAAGGTTATAATGCTAAAGACATCAATGCCTTTTTAGGTCCATACGCCAAAAACGTGAAAGTTTATGGTGCTAACGGCGAACTAAGAACCGAGGGTATTAAAAATATGCGAAATGGCTATGATCGCTTTTTTAGTACTACCCCAAACCTTCATTGTGAAATCAAGAATAGGATTGTAATCGGTAATATAGTTATTGATGAAGAATTCATTACCGTCAACGGTGAATCTTATACTGCAATAGGTATTTATGAAATAGAAAATAATAAAATAGCCAAGGTTACTTTTTTACATTGA